A single genomic interval of Ramlibacter sp. harbors:
- a CDS encoding MerR family DNA-binding transcriptional regulator: MATTYTISDLAKEFDLTTRAMRFYEDMGLLQPERSGPGGRSRVYSARDRTRLKLTLRAKRLGLSLTEAREIIDMYDSPRDTGPQLKKFLAVLAQHRKELEEQMADLQANLDEVREHEKEARALLARTAKTAK, translated from the coding sequence ATGGCCACCACCTACACCATCAGCGACCTGGCGAAGGAGTTTGACCTCACCACGCGGGCCATGCGCTTTTACGAAGACATGGGCCTGCTGCAGCCCGAGCGCTCCGGCCCGGGCGGGCGCAGCCGCGTGTACAGCGCGCGCGACCGCACCCGGCTCAAGCTCACGCTGCGCGCCAAGCGGCTGGGCCTGAGCCTGACCGAGGCGCGCGAGATCATCGACATGTACGACAGCCCGCGCGACACCGGGCCGCAGCTCAAGAAATTCCTGGCCGTGCTGGCCCAGCACCGCAAGGAACTGGAAGAGCAGATGGCCGACCTGCAGGCCAATCTGGATGAGGTCAGGGAGCACGAGAAGGAAGCCCGTGCCCTGCTGGCCCGGACGGCCAAAACCGCGAAATAG
- the can gene encoding carbonate dehydratase codes for MTSPTGPSIQDLFAHNRAWAAEMERTRPGFFSSLVKQQTPKYMWIGCSDSRVPANQIAGLDPGEVFVHRNVANVVVHSDLNALSAIQFAVDMLKVEDIMVVGHYGCGGVLAALNNTRVGLADNWIRHIQDVRDRHRDLLDNCRPDQRGDALVELNVIEQVVNVCVSTVMTDAWAKGQQVRVHGWAFGVHDGLLQDLNMTVSGTESIESVHRSAVAAVVAARS; via the coding sequence ATGACCTCACCTACCGGCCCCTCCATTCAGGACCTCTTCGCCCACAACCGCGCCTGGGCCGCGGAAATGGAGCGCACGCGCCCCGGCTTCTTCAGCAGCCTGGTCAAACAGCAGACGCCCAAGTACATGTGGATCGGCTGCTCCGACAGCCGCGTTCCGGCCAACCAGATCGCCGGGCTGGACCCGGGCGAGGTGTTCGTGCACCGCAACGTGGCCAATGTGGTGGTGCACTCCGACCTCAACGCGCTGTCGGCCATCCAGTTCGCGGTGGACATGCTCAAGGTCGAGGACATCATGGTCGTGGGCCACTACGGCTGTGGCGGCGTGCTGGCCGCGCTCAACAACACCCGCGTGGGGCTGGCCGACAACTGGATTCGCCACATCCAGGATGTGCGCGACCGCCACCGCGACCTGCTGGACAACTGCCGGCCCGACCAGCGCGGCGACGCGCTGGTGGAGCTGAACGTGATCGAACAGGTCGTGAACGTCTGCGTCAGCACTGTCATGACCGACGCCTGGGCCAAGGGCCAGCAGGTGCGTGTGCATGGCTGGGCGTTCGGCGTTCACGACGGTTTGCTGCAGGATCTGAACATGACGGTGTCCGGCACCGAATCGATCGAGTCGGTGCACCGCTCGGCCGTTGCAGCGGTGGTGGCTGCGCGTAGCTGA
- a CDS encoding PaaI family thioesterase yields the protein MAQTVFEPKDPAFAQRVRDSFALQGAMGTLGATLGAIEPGLVEIEMAWAPGLTQQHGFLHAGMVASALDSACGYAGFTLMPPDAGVLTIEFKINLLAPAKGQRFRMVGQVVKPGRTVTVTEGRAYAIDDGREKLIATMGATLMTITGRDDVRN from the coding sequence ATGGCCCAGACCGTGTTCGAGCCCAAAGACCCGGCCTTTGCGCAGCGGGTGCGCGACAGCTTTGCGCTGCAGGGCGCCATGGGCACGCTCGGCGCCACGCTGGGAGCGATCGAGCCCGGCCTGGTCGAGATTGAAATGGCCTGGGCCCCGGGCCTGACGCAGCAGCATGGTTTCCTGCATGCGGGCATGGTGGCCAGCGCGCTGGACTCGGCCTGCGGTTACGCGGGCTTCACCCTGATGCCGCCTGACGCCGGCGTGCTGACCATTGAATTCAAGATCAACCTGCTGGCGCCCGCCAAAGGCCAGCGCTTTCGCATGGTGGGCCAGGTCGTCAAGCCCGGGCGCACGGTGACCGTGACCGAAGGCCGCGCCTATGCCATCGACGACGGCCGCGAAAAACTCATTGCCACCATGGGCGCCACGCTCATGACCATCACCGGGCGCGACGACGTCAGGAACTAA
- the aceK gene encoding bifunctional isocitrate dehydrogenase kinase/phosphatase: MFPQHLDSPQAYSIAKAMMDGFNRHYQLFRTESARAKHRFETADWHGQQRAQRERIEFYGLRVKECVSRLEKEFKAGSQPMEVWQQAKLHYIGLLVDHHQPELAETFFNSVTTKILHRTHFQNDFIFVRPAVSTEYIENDEPAARPTYRAYYPTRENLHDTIIRVIDNFQLRREFSNLPRDTGFVLDAFNERLGEVKLRANFQIQVLTSLFYRNKGAYVVGKIINGFNEVPFALPILHGPDGKLLIDAALFGEDELLALFSFARAYFMVDMEVPSAYVQFLRSLMPRKPRNEIYNALGLAKQGKTLFYRDFLYHLKHSSDKFRIAPGIKGMVMLVFDLPSFPYVFKLIKDFYPPQKDTTREQIQGKYLLVKQHDRVGRMADTLEYSEVAFPRARFDEALIDEIRQFAPSQLEISDRDGDGEEEVILKHVYIERRMIPLNIYLQEAFDALGSDAGDDKAQAQIERAVIEYGNAIKDLVAANIFPGDMLWKNFGVTRNAKVVFYDYDEIEYITDCNFRKVPEPRNEEDEMSGEIWYSVGPHDVFPETFGPFLLGNDRVRGVFMKHHADLLDAAFWQGHKERIASGYVHDVFPYDPQKRFPPRAAPATA; encoded by the coding sequence ATGTTCCCCCAGCACCTGGACTCGCCGCAGGCCTACAGCATCGCCAAGGCGATGATGGACGGCTTCAATCGCCACTACCAGCTGTTTCGCACCGAATCGGCGCGGGCCAAGCACCGCTTCGAGACCGCCGACTGGCATGGCCAGCAGCGGGCGCAGCGCGAGCGCATCGAGTTCTACGGCCTGCGGGTCAAGGAATGCGTGAGCCGGCTCGAGAAGGAGTTCAAGGCCGGCAGCCAGCCCATGGAGGTCTGGCAGCAGGCCAAGCTGCATTACATCGGGCTGCTGGTCGATCACCACCAGCCCGAGCTGGCCGAGACCTTCTTCAACTCGGTCACCACCAAGATCCTGCACCGCACGCATTTCCAGAACGACTTCATCTTCGTGCGGCCCGCGGTCAGCACCGAGTACATCGAGAACGACGAGCCCGCGGCCCGGCCCACCTACCGGGCCTACTACCCCACGCGCGAGAACCTGCACGACACCATCATCCGGGTGATCGACAACTTCCAGCTGCGCCGCGAGTTCAGCAACCTGCCGCGCGACACCGGCTTTGTGCTCGATGCCTTCAACGAGCGGCTGGGCGAGGTCAAGCTGCGCGCCAACTTCCAGATCCAGGTGCTGACCAGCCTGTTCTACCGCAACAAGGGCGCCTATGTGGTGGGCAAGATCATCAACGGCTTCAACGAGGTGCCGTTTGCGCTGCCCATCCTGCACGGCCCCGACGGCAAGCTGCTGATCGACGCCGCGCTGTTCGGCGAGGACGAGCTGCTGGCGCTGTTCAGCTTTGCGCGGGCCTACTTCATGGTCGACATGGAGGTGCCCAGCGCCTACGTGCAGTTCCTTCGCTCGCTGATGCCGCGTAAGCCGCGCAACGAGATCTACAACGCGCTGGGCCTGGCCAAGCAGGGCAAGACCCTGTTCTACCGCGACTTTCTCTACCACCTCAAGCATTCGAGCGACAAGTTCCGCATCGCGCCCGGCATCAAGGGCATGGTGATGCTGGTGTTCGACCTGCCGTCGTTCCCCTATGTGTTCAAGCTCATCAAGGACTTCTACCCGCCGCAGAAGGACACCACGCGCGAGCAGATCCAGGGCAAGTACCTGCTGGTCAAGCAGCACGACCGCGTGGGCCGCATGGCCGACACGCTGGAGTACTCCGAGGTGGCCTTTCCGCGCGCGCGCTTCGACGAGGCGCTGATCGACGAGATCCGCCAGTTCGCGCCCAGCCAGCTCGAGATTTCCGACCGCGATGGCGATGGCGAGGAAGAGGTCATCCTCAAGCATGTCTACATCGAGCGGCGCATGATCCCGCTGAACATCTACCTGCAGGAAGCCTTCGACGCGCTGGGCAGCGACGCCGGCGATGACAAGGCCCAGGCCCAGATCGAGCGCGCCGTGATCGAGTACGGCAACGCCATCAAGGACCTGGTGGCCGCCAACATCTTTCCCGGCGACATGCTGTGGAAGAACTTTGGCGTCACGCGCAATGCCAAGGTCGTGTTCTACGACTACGACGAGATCGAATACATCACTGACTGCAACTTCCGCAAGGTGCCCGAGCCGCGCAACGAGGAAGACGAGATGAGCGGCGAGATCTGGTACAGCGTGGGCCCGCACGATGTGTTCCCCGAAACCTTCGGCCCCTTCCTGCTGGGCAACGACCGGGTGCGCGGGGTGTTCATGAAGCACCACGCCGACCTGCTCGACGCCGCGTTCTGGCAGGGCCACAAGGAGCGCATTGCCTCGGGCTATGTGCACGATGTCTTTCCCTACGACCCGCAGAAGCGGTTCCCCCCCCGGGCGGCGCCGGCCACGGCCTGA
- a CDS encoding acetyl-CoA C-acyltransferase — MSDSIVIVGAARTPMGSFQGDFSPLAAHDLGGAAIQAAMQRSGVSPELVTEVLFGNCLMAGQGQAPARQAAFKGGLPKSAGAVTLSKMCGSGMKAAMFAHDMLLAGSHDVMVAGGMESMTNAPYLMLKGRGGYRMGHDRIFDHMMLDGLEDAYEAGRSMGTFGEECAAKYNFSREAQDAFATASVQRAKAATESGAFKAEITPVTVKSRAGESVIAIDEGPGKVKLDKIPTLKPAFKKDGTITAASSSSINDGAAALVMMRESTAQKVGARPLARIVAHAMHAQEPNWFTTAPVGATQKALAKAGWSVKDVDLWEVNEAFAVVPMALMEELKVGHDIVNVNGGACALGHPIGASGARIMVTLIHALQARGKKRGLATLCIGGGEGTAVALELL, encoded by the coding sequence ATGTCAGATTCCATCGTCATCGTCGGCGCGGCCCGCACCCCCATGGGCAGCTTCCAGGGCGACTTCAGCCCGCTGGCCGCGCACGACCTCGGCGGCGCGGCCATCCAGGCCGCCATGCAGCGCTCGGGCGTGTCGCCCGAGCTGGTCACCGAAGTGCTGTTCGGCAACTGCCTGATGGCCGGCCAGGGCCAGGCGCCGGCGCGCCAGGCCGCGTTCAAGGGCGGCCTGCCCAAGAGCGCGGGCGCGGTCACGCTCAGCAAGATGTGCGGCTCGGGCATGAAGGCCGCGATGTTCGCGCACGACATGCTGCTGGCCGGCAGCCACGACGTGATGGTGGCCGGCGGCATGGAGAGCATGACCAACGCGCCCTACCTCATGCTCAAGGGCCGCGGCGGCTACCGCATGGGCCATGACCGCATCTTCGACCACATGATGCTCGACGGGCTGGAAGACGCCTACGAAGCCGGCCGCTCCATGGGCACCTTTGGCGAGGAGTGCGCGGCCAAGTACAACTTCAGCCGCGAGGCCCAGGACGCCTTTGCCACCGCCAGCGTGCAGCGCGCCAAGGCCGCCACCGAGTCGGGCGCCTTCAAGGCCGAGATCACGCCCGTCACGGTCAAGAGCCGCGCCGGCGAAAGCGTGATCGCCATCGACGAAGGCCCGGGCAAGGTCAAGCTCGACAAGATCCCCACGCTCAAGCCCGCGTTCAAGAAAGACGGCACTATCACCGCCGCCAGCAGCTCCAGCATCAACGACGGCGCCGCCGCGCTGGTGATGATGCGCGAGTCCACGGCCCAAAAGGTCGGCGCCAGGCCGCTGGCGCGCATCGTGGCCCATGCCATGCATGCGCAGGAGCCCAACTGGTTCACCACCGCGCCCGTGGGCGCCACGCAAAAGGCGCTGGCCAAGGCCGGCTGGAGCGTCAAGGACGTGGACCTGTGGGAAGTGAACGAGGCCTTTGCCGTGGTGCCCATGGCGCTCATGGAGGAGCTCAAGGTGGGCCATGACATCGTCAACGTCAACGGCGGCGCCTGTGCGCTCGGCCACCCCATTGGCGCCAGCGGCGCGCGCATCATGGTCACGCTGATCCATGCGCTGCAGGCCCGCGGCAAGAAGCGCGGCCTGGCCACGCTGTGCATCGGCGGCGGCGAAGGCACGGCCGTGGCACTCGAGTTGCTATAA
- a CDS encoding isovaleryl-CoA dehydrogenase: MTNLPGLNFQLGEDIDALRDTVRDFAQAEIAPRAAEIDRSDQFPMDLWPKMGSLGVLGITVSEEYGGANMGYLAHMIAMEEISRASASVGLSYGAHSNLCVNQIKRNGNDEQRKKYLPRLISGEHVGALAMSEPGAGSDVISMKLKAEEKGGYYLLNGSKMWITNGPDADTLVVYAKTEPELGARGVTAFLIEKGMKGFSVAQKLDKLGMRGSHTGELVFNNVEVPAANVLGALNGGAKVLMSGLDYERAVLTGGPLGIMQSVMDSVVPYIHDRKQFGQSIGEFQLIQGKVADMYTVLQAGRAFAYTVAKNLDLLGVEHVRQVRKDCASVILWCAEKATWMAGEGLQIHGGNGYINEYPLGRLWRDAKLYEIGAGTSEIRRMLIGRELFAETM; encoded by the coding sequence ATGACCAATCTTCCAGGACTCAACTTCCAGCTGGGCGAAGACATTGACGCGCTGCGCGACACCGTGCGTGACTTCGCGCAGGCCGAGATCGCGCCGCGCGCCGCCGAGATCGACCGCAGCGACCAGTTCCCCATGGACCTGTGGCCCAAGATGGGCAGCCTGGGCGTGCTGGGCATCACCGTGAGCGAGGAATACGGCGGCGCCAACATGGGCTACCTGGCCCACATGATCGCCATGGAGGAAATCTCGCGCGCCAGTGCCAGCGTGGGCCTGAGCTATGGCGCCCACAGCAACCTGTGCGTGAACCAGATCAAGCGCAACGGCAATGACGAGCAGCGCAAGAAGTACCTGCCCAGGCTGATCAGCGGCGAGCATGTGGGCGCGCTGGCCATGAGCGAGCCCGGCGCGGGCTCCGACGTGATCAGCATGAAGCTCAAGGCGGAGGAGAAGGGGGGTTATTACCTGCTCAACGGCAGCAAGATGTGGATCACCAACGGCCCCGACGCCGACACCCTGGTGGTCTATGCCAAGACCGAGCCCGAGCTGGGCGCGCGCGGCGTCACGGCCTTCCTGATCGAAAAGGGCATGAAGGGCTTCAGCGTGGCCCAGAAGCTCGACAAGCTGGGCATGCGCGGCAGCCACACCGGCGAGCTGGTGTTCAACAATGTGGAAGTGCCGGCCGCCAACGTGCTGGGCGCGCTCAACGGTGGCGCCAAGGTGCTGATGAGCGGGCTGGACTACGAGCGCGCCGTGCTCACCGGCGGGCCGCTGGGCATCATGCAGTCGGTCATGGACAGCGTGGTGCCCTACATCCACGACCGCAAGCAGTTTGGCCAGAGCATTGGCGAGTTCCAGCTGATCCAGGGCAAGGTGGCCGACATGTACACCGTGCTGCAGGCCGGCCGGGCCTTTGCCTACACCGTGGCCAAGAACCTGGACCTGCTGGGCGTGGAGCATGTGCGCCAGGTGCGCAAGGACTGCGCCAGCGTGATCCTGTGGTGCGCCGAGAAGGCCACCTGGATGGCCGGCGAGGGCCTGCAGATCCACGGCGGCAACGGCTACATCAACGAATACCCGCTGGGCCGGCTCTGGCGCGATGCCAAGCTGTACGAGATCGGCGCAGGCACCAGCGAGATCCGCCGCATGCTGATCGGCCGCGAGCTGTTTGCCGAGACGATGTAG